A segment of the Odoribacter splanchnicus DSM 20712 genome:
ATGTCTATATGTTGCAAGCCACAGAGATGATGGAGAAATCGCATTACGACAGGAAATATGACAATTTGCGTGCAAACTGCAACGATTTGCTTATCTGCTACGAGCGTGATAAAAGATACGGGGAAGCCCTTCAAGTACTTGATAAACTTGAGAAATACTTGTATGCCAAAACTCCAGGCGAGGCTGAAATGGAAGGACTCTATGAGCAAGAAAAATGCAAATGGCTTGCCCATCGTGCTGTCGTATGTTCCAAATTAGGGAAAGAAAAAGAAGCGAATGAGGCATATTCTGAATTTCAGAAGATGGGGCGTATCAATCGCCGGTACGCCTACTTGGTTGTGCCTTATCTCTTTGACTTGCATCGTTATGATGAAATCGTGGATATGTGCAAGCAACGTGAAACAGAGATGATGCATAAGAAAGATACTATCAACCTCTACATGTCTTCCACCTTAAAATTCTACGGCATGGCATATCAGGGATTGGAACAATATGACAAGGCGGCAAGCTATTTTGAGCGACTAAGCGTATTGCGGGACAGCCTGCGTGTAAGGGAGTTGCGCAGTTCCTCACAAGAGTTGTCCATCATCTACGATGTCAAAGACAAGGAGGCTCAAATCACTCACCAACGTTGGGAGCTTGTGATAGCCATCTGCATCTTGATTGCTTTAGCTATCATTGGTTGCGTGCTGGGATATAACAACCGCATCATCAGAAAGAAGAACATTTCTTTGGTTGCCAACGTGAAAGAGGCGATGAGATATAAGGAAGAGCTTGAGAAGTTAAACCGTAGTACTCTGTCCGAAAATATTGCATGGAATGACGATGAGGATCCAGACTTACTGCTGTTCGAGCAAATCAAAGTAAAAATCATTGATCAGAAATTCTTCCTCGACAACACTTTCTCCCGCAAGGCGCTCATGGGCGAATTCAATATTCCTGCTAACAAGTTCGCCGGCTTGTTCCGTCAGTTCACAGGTAAAAGTTTCAGCGAATATATCAACGATTTGCGCATCGAATATGTAGCGGAACTTTTGCTTTCGGGTAAATACGCCAGTGTAGAAGAACTATTGAAAGAATGCACTTTCATCTCCTCCACCTCGCTGTACCGTCTCTTTACAAAGAAATACGGCATGACTCCACAAAAGTTCTTGCGGAATGCACGGTTATGTTAAGCAGAAGAAAAAAGTAAGTAAAACAACGGTTGCTGTTTTTTGCTGAAAAATTAAAAGTTAAACAATAGAACCGGCAAAAGCTGGTTCGAAAACACTAAAGAGGTCATTGAAATGTTGTCAAAAACGAATGGTTAAGCATGAAGAAATGTACTGAAAAAAGAGTGCTAACCTGCTGATAATAAAGGTGGAAAGTATTGCATAATTCGTTGATTTTTAGTAAATTAGAAGTCTCCCAACTCTTCTGATTATGACTAAAGAAACACTCCTTATGCAATACCAATCCGAGTGCCTATCGGCTCTCAAATCAGTCGTGAATATACACAAACCTTTTGAAAAAACGTTCATGGATGCAATGAAATTATTCATGGCCATCCCTGATCGTATAAACTTCCTCCAATTGGGTAGGTATGGACGTTTTTCGGAACAGACCTACCGTAACCTTTTTGAGCATGAAACTTTCGACTGGTTTGCGTTCAACGGCTCTATCATCAGCAAGCATCTCACAGGTAAAAGAAAAGCCATCGCCATCGATCCTTCCTATATCCCCAAATCAGGCAAGAAGACACCTTGGATAGGTTACTTCTGGTCTGGTTGTGCAGGAGAGTACAAGCGTGGATTGGAAATCATGGGCATCGGTGTCATAGACATCGACAACCATGAATGCATGACTTTAGGTTCCATTCAGACACCGGATTGTAAAACCTTGGATAATATGGACAAGAACCTCGTTGACTGGTACAGCAGCTATCTTATCAGTAGAAAAGACAAGATACAGAGCATATCAAGAACGGTGGTTGCAGACGCATTCTTTTCCAAGGAAACATTCATAACGCCTATGTGTGAGAACGATTTCCATGTCATCAGCCGCTTTCGGAATGACGTAATCCTGTACTATCCGACATTGGAACAGAAAACAGGAAAACGTGGCCATCCAAAGTGGTTTGACGGAAGAATCGACTTTGCCAATCTGGATCTGACCCGGTGCAAGGAATACGAGGTGAACAAAGGAAAGCTATACGGATTGAGGGTATATGCAAAAGCTCTCAAAAGGTATGTTTCCTTAGCCATCTGGTATCCGATGGACGGGAGGACAGACAAGTGGCAGCTTTACTTCTCTACAGACGATTCGATGGATGGACGGGAGGTTCTGGATTATTACAGAACCAGGTTCCAATTGGAATTTTGAGAGATGGTAAGCAACATGCAGGAATCACCAACTGTCAGTCAACCGACTTCAGAAAGTTGGATTTTCACTTCAATGCATCGCTTGCTGCTGTCAACTTGGCCAAAGCGGCATGTAAGAGGCTCGGAATAACCTATTCCATATCCTCCTGCAAGTCTTTTATACACAATGCTTATATGCTTGAACGATTTATTTGCGTGTTCGGGATTAACCCAGACATGCAAGTTATTGACAAACTTTTCAAAGAACTCATTTTATTTACTGCCAGAGCCGCTTAGGCGTGGCTATTTTTTAACGAACTATTGAATTTATAAATTCTGACATATTGGCTGAATAAAGATTGCCATAGTTTTCAGCATTATACACCATAACATGGCTTCCGACAGTATTGATGAACAGCCGGTAATAGAGGTCGCGCATAGCCACCTCCTTGTTATCGGTTATTTGTTCGATAAAGGTGGAGGTGAAACGGTTGCTCATCCACACTTTCATCTCTGAGTTGAAGACATCAGCCTTGGATGTTTCGTCGCCGTTGGCCGCAGTGACGAACAGCATCCCGGGGATGCCCTCGCACTGCTTCATCACACCGCCCGAAAAACAAGCCTCCACCATCATGAGAAGTTTACGGTAACGCCTTTTGCGGTTCATATCCTCAAAAACAGAAGACAGTTTATCGCCTGTCATGGCGTAAGCTTCCTCATCCCAACACATGGCCCCCGGCACACCGTGTCCGCTCCAGAAAACGAACAGGTTGTCGTTCTCAGTAGATTCGATTACCGTGGGCAGTTTTTCGCTTTTTTCGCCACTGAGAATGGCAAGTATATCTTTTGTATTCAACGATGACATACGATAATCAATCTCTACATTTTCGTATACATTGTTTCCCCCGATAGTCACCTGTATGACTCCCTTGTTGGGATTTGATATATTATCGGCTATGTCATCCTCGACAATGAGAATGATACGGTCGTCGGTATATCCGGCTTGTCTGAGCTGCTGATAGATAGCGAGCACATCTGCCTGATGGCGGTAATTGGTCCATTCCTTGGAGGAAGCGACAAGGAGTGCCCAGTTGCCGGTATGTGCAGGGTAATTGAATTCTCCTGAATTGTCGAAATCCTGCATCCGGAAGGCTTTCCAGTTCCAACCGGCAAGTGTCGCATCCGTGCGGTTCCCCCCGTCGCTGGTGTTATAGTCAAGGATGATGTACTGTCCGTTGTAAACCTTGAAATTATAGTAAGTGGTGGCAAGTACATTGGTAAACACCTTGGCATCGAACCTTAAATGTCCTGACGCTCCACGGACATAGGGCGACTTTCCGGCAGCGAGCGCATCCACCACAAGCCCCATATCCTCACCTGTCCAGCTGCCCATGTTCAAGCCTTCACCCGAAACAACGGCCCTTAATGATTTCTGTAACGACAACTCCGGTCTGAACTGCTGGTACCATGCGGCATAGCCGATGAGCATAGCGGCATCGTAGAGCTGAGATTCTCCAAGAGTAGGCGTAGCATTGAAAAAGGTCCTGTAACTTACGTCAAACCCCGACTCAGGGTCGGCACCAAATGCGACTCCCTCTATGCCTTCGGCGGCATCACCGTGAATCTTGAGTACATCCGCACCGTAGGCGGTATCCGAAAACAACATCCGCGGTACACTGCGCCCGTTCAGACTTTGTGCTTTATGCGCTTCAAGCATCGGCTTCATCTCTTCTATTTCAGAGGGGATACATATCACATACTCTGCACCTGACTGCATGGCTTGGCGAGACACATCAGCTATATTGTCAGAGGTGTAAGCATAGCATCCCATGTTTTCCAAGCCCAGTTCGCGTGCTTGAAATGCGAACCAGTCAATGAACGTTTGTCCGTAACCGTCGTTCTCCTTGACCAAAAGTGCCACACTTTTACCCTCATAGTTAATCACCTTGGAGAGAAGCACCTCACATTGCGTAATGTCGGTCTCGGTCATCGCCCAAAGATAGCCTGTCGATGCGTATGCACGAACCAGTTGTTCGGCGGTGGCGAGAGTGAAGAATGTTTTGCCCACAATAGTCAGTTCCGCCGCGAGGATTGCCGCATTGGAAGAATACAGCCCGCCGATTACGGCATACACCTCGTCGTTGAATGCCAGCGACCGGGCAAGTTCCCGCACATCGGTCTTTGCCTCATCGTAGTATTCAAACTTTAACCTTATACCCGCTTCGTGGTTCTTGAATGCACGCTCAAAGTTGGTTGTAAACATTCCCAATGTCCTTTTCCAATGCACATCAAGCCCTTTCTCCATGGGAAGCACCACGGCAACAACCTTCTCTGTCCACTGCTTGTTGTCAGGAGACAGGGAAGGCTCATCGTCCGAACAGCTCCACAGACCAATCAGGCAGAGGAGCGGTGCAATAAGTTTAATAACCACTTGTTTCATAATACTCTTTCTCAAAAATCATAGCCTGAGGGCGCATTCCATTGACTAAGCTGCTGAAATCATTCACGTATCGGGGTGCGACCAGCCAGTCGGCATACCCGCTTTCAAGACCGTAAAGTTGGTTCTCCGGCATATCCCCTGTGACGACCCATTCCGTCAGATACCTGTAAATCAATTGGTCAATATGCTTAATGACCGAACCCGTAATCCGGTTGGAGAGGCTTGACTGATCGATGTCCATACCTGCAAGGTACGGTGAGACCTCAAATTCACGGGAGTAGCGGTATATACCGGCGTTGGAGCCACCTGCCACCGGAAAGATGAAGTCGTAATCAACCGCCCAATCGCTCATTTTCCGGTAAGCGAGCGAAGCCGACACATATCCCGTCCAATCATCCGCCAGATACTCCACATCGCAGTCGCTGCCATAGCCTGCAATAAAACCGTCCTTGGCTATGTTGATGGGGCTGTCGGTATTATTGGCAAGCAGCACCAGAGGTGTCATCTCAGAACATTTTCTTGCACATACTCCTGCAAGGTATGAAGCCCCGAACATCGAAATCTGGAAGGTATGGATGTTCTCGTCCTTATACTGTTTCCGGCTTTCAAAAAGCAGAATACTTTTGTTGGGTGTCAAGTCGTGTTCTGCCAGATAAAGTTCCGCCATTGGCTCATAATCACTGCTACCCAATACAAAAAGCACGGGTATGCTGCTTTGGGGACGTTCAAGCCAGTCCGCAAAAATTTTCTCAGCCTCTTGCAGGGATTCCGGGGAGTAGATATAGATGTCTATATCTCCGTTTTCCATCTTGAATCTCTGAACACCCTCAAGTATACGGTCATTATAGCTCATGTCACCCAATCCCCCCGGAGAGAAGAGAAAAACAATCTGTGGTGCCGGAGATTCCGGCTCCAACTCATCGGTATGATTACAGGATGACAACGCTCCTGTTACCAGGAACGTTGTCATTGCCAAGATAGCGCGGAAAGTATTGTGCATACTAATCAAACTTATGACCACATTCGGAGCATGTATATGGTCCGGATGCAAATGTTTTCCACTTATGACCACAATTGGGACATTTTTCAGTCCATCTTGCCGGGAAGTATTGGTCTATAGCAAGATTATCCCCGTCCATGTATTCCTCCGGAACGATTACGACTGTCATGTCCGGTTCTTTGAAATTCTTGAGAGCATTGAACGAAACGGTGTAAAAGATACTTTCGTCCGAACCGGGTGTGAGTGAGATTCTGCCGCAGTTGTCAGGGAGTTTGACAGTGCGTTGCTTTACGTCCCACTGATCGAGAATGAACTTCTCACACACTCCATGGGCAGCCTCCTTTGAGTCTGCTACCAATATAAACCGGGCAGCATCATCCTTTTTCTGATAGAGATTTCCGGCATCAGCTTGGTCGACTATTATCTTGTCGATATTCTCCAACATTTTTTCTCCAAACGGTCCTTGTGGCTCATCGTCGTTGCTGTAAGCAGTGAAAGCGAGCATTGCCATCACTGAAGCAAACATGATTGTTAAAAATTTCTTTACCATAACAAGTTGTTTTTTAATTGATTGTTACCCGTTGGCGGAATTAATTTAAGTTGATAAAGATGAGTAAAAAGTTGCACATATCGTTGATTTTTAGTAACTTAGCGACAATCAAACATTAAGTTCAAACCATCGTATGTACAACCTTTATACAAAATTCGTCAAAATACTTGAGATATGCAAGCAATTCTCTGAAAATCTCGTCAATGAATCGGGTAATGTTCCACGCCGTGGTCCTGTTCCTAAGTTTTCTGACTTGGAAGTAGTGGCACTGTCCCTGACAGCAGAGACAGAGAGCATTGATAGTGAGAAGTGGTTGTTCGACTATAAATTGCAAGAGTACAAGGACTGCATTCCCAATCTCATATCAAGGAGACAGTTCAATGACCGCAGGAAGAAAACTGCAGGCTTGTGTGAGGAACTGCGCAAAAGGGTTGCCATGGAAATGGATGGTGGAGAGGAACAATTCTTTGTTGACTCCAAGCCAATAGAGGTCTGTAGGGTTGCAAGAGGGAAACGATGCAAGATGGGACGTACCGGTGATTTCTCGCAAGCTCCAGACTTCGGTTTCTGCGCTTCGCAGAACACGTATTATTTTGGTTATAAGTTACACGCTCTCTGTTGGTTATGTGGAGTTATCCATTCCTATGATCTCTCAAAGGCAAGTGCGGCTGATCTCCATTATATGAAGGATGTGAAACATGCTTATCACGACTGTAGCATCTATGGCGACAAAGGGTATATTGGAGCTGATGTACAGCTTGACTTGTTCGAAACCGCACACATAAGACTGGAGTGTCCGTATCGGCTCAACCAGAAGGACTGGAAGCCGACATTCATTCCGTTTGCAAAGGCAAGAAAGAGGATTGAGACAATATTCTCACAACTTACAGACCAGTTCTTGGCCATCAGAAACTATGCGAAAATAACGAATGGTTTGTTTGCCAGAATCATCGGCAAAATTAGTGCACTTACCATTCTGCAATACGTAAACTTCATCAACAACAAGCCCATTGGCAGAATTAAGTATGCACTAAATTAATTCCGCCAACGGGTATAATTTTTAGTTTATATCCAATTATTTTTAAATATTTTTTAATCGTTCGATCAATTCATCACCTAAAGCGGTTTTTGCCTTTATGTGTTCCTGGACGGTTTCCACGAAAGGATTATTTTCAAAAGCTCCCCGTACCTGTTCGAAATCGATCTTCTTTTGTTTTTGATTACCGTCGGCTCCGAAACCGGTTTGAGCTGTCATGGAAAATTCTTTTTTCGCATCTTCATAAAGCATTTTATCGAGATTGACCACAGCTTCTTTCCAGGTATTCACTATCCGGATCACATCCCCGGCTGTGATACTTTCAGGTGTGACCCGGTACCAGGGTTGCATGACTTCCCAAGCCCAGGTCCATTCGAGTTGATAATAGTCGGCATGAAGTTGGCGGAAAGTATCCGTGATCTGTCCGACAGATTCGATCTCTCCGTTTTCTATCCGGCGGATCAGGCGGATGATCCCTTGTTGGGGGACGATCAGACCGGAAAGGTCTACCCATTCGCCGCTACCTTCTGTCCGGGTAGGGGCCAGGCGCTGGCGGATCTCTTCGTTGTTGTGAAATGTCAGGTTTTCCAGCCTTTTAATGATCGAGTTCCCTAGAAATTTGTTGATAGCCATGGAATAATATTGGATACCTTTTTTCAGGGAATTACTTTTGATGTGTGCACTTTGGTATGAATATTCTTCCGAAGTTTCACCGGACACCTGTTGCAGGGTGCGGAGTACTTCTATACCGCTCAGCATTTTCTGAATGGTATAGGGACTGAGCAGGTTAAAATTGATATAATCGAGTTGATGGCTGTCTTTGCGTTTGTCACGTTTGGGCCATTTCTGAGCATCCCGGATCGTACCGACACTCCTTAGATTGACTGCCGGTACCAGATAAGTCTGGTTATTTTGTTCGATCAGATAGGAAAAAGGCAGGTCCGAAGTATCCGGATGGCTGACATGTCGCCCCATAATCAAAGAAAAAGCCCCGATTTTCGCCGGCCAGAGTATATAAGAATCACTGGTTGTTTTCGAACCGCGTTCGACGATACCTTGGTGGATGGGTCCCAATTTATAAAGATGATTGCTTTGGTTTGAACCACTACCGGCATTCAGAAAAGAGAACATACCGGCGATCAACAGACTGGATTTATGCATGGTCACCGTATAAGGACCGGCAAATACGGCACAAGCCTCTCCGTTTTCTCCCTGGCAATTGCTGAAGAATAGAGAATCATGAGCTGAGAACAGATGGCCTAAATGACAGGCTTGCCCGATGAAACACCGTACTAAAGCTGCTCCGTCGTTGATACAGGTGCCCGAAGAAAAAATGAAATCTTCAGCCATCACATTATGACCGATAAATACCGGTGCTTCTGCATTACTGTTGATGGAACCGTTTTTCAAACGGGATGTACCTTCGATGGTCGTGTAATCGCCTATGCAGACGTTACGGATCGTTCCGGTGTTGATGATTCGTACGTGATTACCGATTTTTCCTTCTGTCGAGGACACTTGCTCGGTATATCGTTCGATCAGTGCCTTGAGACGCTCGGTCAGGACAGGGAAATGGCGGTATAGGGCGATAATATAAGCCAGATGGGCCGATAATTCATTGAAAATAGGTACTTCCCGTCCTCCGGTTTCATTCAATACAGCCACTAAAGTTCCGTTTCCAAAGGACGAACGTCCTTCCGTTACGATCAGATTGGCATTCTGTATAAAACAATTTTCTCCGATCCGGTAGTTGGCGATATAATTGGGGATATTTTCGATCAGGACATTATTACCCACCCGACAGTTGTGTAAGGTGACATTGAACAAACCGGCATGTCTGGGGAGTCCTCCCTCTAAAATGAACTCGTAATCGAATATGCCTAGTTCGATATCTCCTGAAAAACGGACATTTTGTATATAATCGGTTTTAAATCCGGAAGCAACTTTTACACGTTGCCAATCTGTCGAACTGCAGCCTTGTGCTTGCAGCCGGGTGATTTCCTCTTGGGTCAGATTTCTCGATACCATACGATTTTGTTATTTTATCTGAATGCAAAGATATACTTTTTGCATCAATATTTATCCGGTGGATAGAAACGGTCGGGGAAATGAATGAACGCTTAAAAATAAATAGAAGTTTGTTTGGTTAAGTGGTTTGTAATCAGTGTGATGGAGTGTGAATAGCCTGAAGAAACGAATATTTTTTGCTTTTCAATAAGAAAAAAGTAATTATATTTGTTCGGTTTTACGGAAGTGATCCTAAGGAGACTTTCAGTGCTGATACCGTGGTTTTAAATATCCTGAGGTCTGAAATTGATTATTATTTTTAGCTTCGTCGGTAAAAGTTGTGCAACGTGAATGAATAAAGAAATCCTTTTTGAAGATATCAGGTGTGGGAATTTGAGTGCTTTTGAGGCATTATTTCGGCAGTATTATCCCTCTATGTGTGTGATTGCCGGAAAATTGGTCGCTAACAGGGAAGTGGCAGAGGATATTGTACAGGATGTTTTTATCCGTTTATGGGAAAAAAAGGCGGAATATGACAAAATACCGGATTTCAGGACTTTTCTTTACGTTGCAGTGCGTAATCTTTGTTATAATTACCTGAGAGATAAAAAGAAAACGATCGATTTTTCCCAGATCGAACTGTCTGATAAACAACTTTCTTTTCAAGAACAACTGATACAGGAAGAAACATATCGCTTGATCTCTAATGCAATTGCGGAATTACCTGTACAAAGTGGAAAAATTATGCGGCTGGCTCTCGAGGGAAAGCAAAATAAAGAAATCTCGGAAATATTGGGAATCGCAGTTACTACTGTAAAAACCCTGAAATACAACGCACTGAAAATGTTGAAAAATTCCCTGAAAGGTTATTTCCCCGTGTTGTTGTATATTTTATTCCGGAAAAAATAAAAAAAATGATTCCCATTCATCCTTTTACAATCTTTGTGTGTTCTTAGGACAGAATCTTGAATGTACAATGAAATGGAGTATCAGGAAGAATACCGGATGGCAGATCTGATCAGAAGACAGTGGTTAGGTATTATCACCGCTGAAGAGCAGGCAGAACTGGAAGCTTGGAGCTTACAAGAGGAGCATGCCCGTCTTTATGCAAAAATCAGGAACCAGGCCGAGTTGCAAAAGAGAAATTTATATGTGGACGGATTGGATGTAGACGGAGTGTGGCATAAACTTCGGGAACAGATTGCTGACGTTCCTGTACGAAAACGCCGTTTCTTCACCCGTTACCGGGTGGTAGCCTGTCTGCTGTTATTGATCGGTGTCGGGACTTTACTGGTGTATAACCGGTATAGCCGTTTGCAGCCTTCAGACTTATTGGTCCAGTCCATTCATCCGGGATCTTCGAAAGCAGTTCTGATTACGAACGAAGGCAAACAGATTATTTTGCAGGATTCCCTGAACCAGGAAATTCAGGTGGATGAATCGGTGACTGTAAAGAATACCGGTCTGTTGGCGGAATATTGTCTGCAAGATTTACAGGCCGCAGAACAGGCCGAAATCAAGTACAATACGATCGTTGTACCCCGTGGTGGGGAATATGAAGTTCGGCTACCGGATGGGAGCTATGTGTGGATGAATGCTGATTCGGAAATTCGTTTTCCGGTCGTATTTACGGGGCAGACCCGGCAGGTCAGTTTAAAAGGAGAGGCTTATTTTAAAGTGGAAAAAGATAGCTTGCATCCTTTTATCGTGAATGTATACGATAAATTGAAAGTAGAGGTATTGGGGACAGAGTTCAATGTGCAGGCTTATTCGGGGGATGAGGTGGTAAAAACGACGCTGAATTGTGGAAAAGTCAGGGTTATGATGGGGAAGGAAGCTTTGGAACTGGCACCTGATCAACAGGCAGTCTGTGACTTACGGCATCGGAGATTTCACAAAATAGAGGTGAATGCAAACTATTTTTCGGCTTGGAAGGACGGTAAATTTATTTTTGAAGATGAACCTCTGGAAAATATTTTGAACAGTCTGGCCCGGTGGTATAATATTTCTGTTTTTTATCAAAACGAGGAACTCAAAAATTTTCATTTTACCGGAGATTTGGAGAGGTACGATGATTTTTCCGTCGCTTTGCGGATGTTGGAAAAAGCCACTAATATACGGTTTCTGGTGACCGGTCGCACTGTCGTAGTTCAAATAATATAACAATTACCTGATATAATGATGAATGGGGGTGAGAAAGCGGCTTACCCGGCTTTTTTCATGTCTTAACTTAACTAAAATAATCAGCTTATTTATGGGAGAAACAATCGTAGAAGCCCGGCACTTATCGCATCGTTATGCAACACAGTGGGCTATTCAAGACATTAATTTCGAAATCAGTCAGAGGGGGATTTTGGGGTTATTGGGTTCTAACGGAGCAGGTAAATCGACGACGATGAATATTATCTGTGGGGTTTTGAATCAGACCGAAGGGGAGGTTTTTATCAACGGTATCAATTTGAGGACCGATCCGGTAGAGGCCAAGAAGTATATCGGTTTTTTACCGCAACGGCCACCTTTATATCCGGAATTATCCGTTGATGAATACCTGACTTATTGTGCCCGTCTGCGGCTGATGGACGCCCGGGAAATCCGGCAGGCAGTAGATACGGCCGAAGCTAAATGCGGCATTACACATTTTAAAAAGCGGTTGATCGGAAATTTGTCCGGGGGTTATCAGCAACGGGTGGGAATTGCACAGGCAATCGTTCATAATCCGCGCTTTGTGGTACTGGACGAACCGACTAACGGGCTCGATCCGGTGCAGATCGTAGAGGTCAGACACCTGATTAAGGAGATCGCTGCTGAACGGGCAGTTATGCTTTCTACCCATATCTTGTCGGAAGTACAGGCCACCTGTGATAAGATCAAAATGATAGAACACGGTCATATGATTTTTTCGGGTACGATGGAAGAATTTAATAATTATGTAGAACCTTGTTCTTTTTTGGTGACTTTCGGTAATCCGCCGGCTCCGGAAGAATTGAAAAAT
Coding sequences within it:
- a CDS encoding helix-turn-helix domain-containing protein: MRIWLCSLVCGLWAMPLLANRSALPDSLITEDKVYEFTFSDTPLAERIMMELRKKGKQATHELDITEGDLYYNTGRFIIAASFYKNALAAKAVKRDEQMTMKLLHRLISCYDGLYDEKRKAETVKLLMQNAQEAGDSGMESIALFYLGKSLHEQGTKERGYVYMLQATEMMEKSHYDRKYDNLRANCNDLLICYERDKRYGEALQVLDKLEKYLYAKTPGEAEMEGLYEQEKCKWLAHRAVVCSKLGKEKEANEAYSEFQKMGRINRRYAYLVVPYLFDLHRYDEIVDMCKQRETEMMHKKDTINLYMSSTLKFYGMAYQGLEQYDKAASYFERLSVLRDSLRVRELRSSSQELSIIYDVKDKEAQITHQRWELVIAICILIALAIIGCVLGYNNRIIRKKNISLVANVKEAMRYKEELEKLNRSTLSENIAWNDDEDPDLLLFEQIKVKIIDQKFFLDNTFSRKALMGEFNIPANKFAGLFRQFTGKSFSEYINDLRIEYVAELLLSGKYASVEELLKECTFISSTSLYRLFTKKYGMTPQKFLRNARLC
- a CDS encoding DUF4954 family protein, with the translated sequence MVSRNLTQEEITRLQAQGCSSTDWQRVKVASGFKTDYIQNVRFSGDIELGIFDYEFILEGGLPRHAGLFNVTLHNCRVGNNVLIENIPNYIANYRIGENCFIQNANLIVTEGRSSFGNGTLVAVLNETGGREVPIFNELSAHLAYIIALYRHFPVLTERLKALIERYTEQVSSTEGKIGNHVRIINTGTIRNVCIGDYTTIEGTSRLKNGSINSNAEAPVFIGHNVMAEDFIFSSGTCINDGAALVRCFIGQACHLGHLFSAHDSLFFSNCQGENGEACAVFAGPYTVTMHKSSLLIAGMFSFLNAGSGSNQSNHLYKLGPIHQGIVERGSKTTSDSYILWPAKIGAFSLIMGRHVSHPDTSDLPFSYLIEQNNQTYLVPAVNLRSVGTIRDAQKWPKRDKRKDSHQLDYINFNLLSPYTIQKMLSGIEVLRTLQQVSGETSEEYSYQSAHIKSNSLKKGIQYYSMAINKFLGNSIIKRLENLTFHNNEEIRQRLAPTRTEGSGEWVDLSGLIVPQQGIIRLIRRIENGEIESVGQITDTFRQLHADYYQLEWTWAWEVMQPWYRVTPESITAGDVIRIVNTWKEAVVNLDKMLYEDAKKEFSMTAQTGFGADGNQKQKKIDFEQVRGAFENNPFVETVQEHIKAKTALGDELIERLKNI
- a CDS encoding BMP family ABC transporter substrate-binding protein gives rise to the protein MHNTFRAILAMTTFLVTGALSSCNHTDELEPESPAPQIVFLFSPGGLGDMSYNDRILEGVQRFKMENGDIDIYIYSPESLQEAEKIFADWLERPQSSIPVLFVLGSSDYEPMAELYLAEHDLTPNKSILLFESRKQYKDENIHTFQISMFGASYLAGVCARKCSEMTPLVLLANNTDSPINIAKDGFIAGYGSDCDVEYLADDWTGYVSASLAYRKMSDWAVDYDFIFPVAGGSNAGIYRYSREFEVSPYLAGMDIDQSSLSNRITGSVIKHIDQLIYRYLTEWVVTGDMPENQLYGLESGYADWLVAPRYVNDFSSLVNGMRPQAMIFEKEYYETSGY
- a CDS encoding C13 family peptidase, producing the protein MKQVVIKLIAPLLCLIGLWSCSDDEPSLSPDNKQWTEKVVAVVLPMEKGLDVHWKRTLGMFTTNFERAFKNHEAGIRLKFEYYDEAKTDVRELARSLAFNDEVYAVIGGLYSSNAAILAAELTIVGKTFFTLATAEQLVRAYASTGYLWAMTETDITQCEVLLSKVINYEGKSVALLVKENDGYGQTFIDWFAFQARELGLENMGCYAYTSDNIADVSRQAMQSGAEYVICIPSEIEEMKPMLEAHKAQSLNGRSVPRMLFSDTAYGADVLKIHGDAAEGIEGVAFGADPESGFDVSYRTFFNATPTLGESQLYDAAMLIGYAAWYQQFRPELSLQKSLRAVVSGEGLNMGSWTGEDMGLVVDALAAGKSPYVRGASGHLRFDAKVFTNVLATTYYNFKVYNGQYIILDYNTSDGGNRTDATLAGWNWKAFRMQDFDNSGEFNYPAHTGNWALLVASSKEWTNYRHQADVLAIYQQLRQAGYTDDRIILIVEDDIADNISNPNKGVIQVTIGGNNVYENVEIDYRMSSLNTKDILAILSGEKSEKLPTVIESTENDNLFVFWSGHGVPGAMCWDEEAYAMTGDKLSSVFEDMNRKRRYRKLLMMVEACFSGGVMKQCEGIPGMLFVTAANGDETSKADVFNSEMKVWMSNRFTSTFIEQITDNKEVAMRDLYYRLFINTVGSHVMVYNAENYGNLYSANMSEFINSIVR
- a CDS encoding FecR family protein, which produces MEYQEEYRMADLIRRQWLGIITAEEQAELEAWSLQEEHARLYAKIRNQAELQKRNLYVDGLDVDGVWHKLREQIADVPVRKRRFFTRYRVVACLLLLIGVGTLLVYNRYSRLQPSDLLVQSIHPGSSKAVLITNEGKQIILQDSLNQEIQVDESVTVKNTGLLAEYCLQDLQAAEQAEIKYNTIVVPRGGEYEVRLPDGSYVWMNADSEIRFPVVFTGQTRQVSLKGEAYFKVEKDSLHPFIVNVYDKLKVEVLGTEFNVQAYSGDEVVKTTLNCGKVRVMMGKEALELAPDQQAVCDLRHRRFHKIEVNANYFSAWKDGKFIFEDEPLENILNSLARWYNISVFYQNEELKNFHFTGDLERYDDFSVALRMLEKATNIRFLVTGRTVVVQII
- a CDS encoding RNA polymerase sigma factor, which produces MNKEILFEDIRCGNLSAFEALFRQYYPSMCVIAGKLVANREVAEDIVQDVFIRLWEKKAEYDKIPDFRTFLYVAVRNLCYNYLRDKKKTIDFSQIELSDKQLSFQEQLIQEETYRLISNAIAELPVQSGKIMRLALEGKQNKEISEILGIAVTTVKTLKYNALKMLKNSLKGYFPVLLYILFRKK
- a CDS encoding zinc ribbon domain-containing protein encodes the protein MVKKFLTIMFASVMAMLAFTAYSNDDEPQGPFGEKMLENIDKIIVDQADAGNLYQKKDDAARFILVADSKEAAHGVCEKFILDQWDVKQRTVKLPDNCGRISLTPGSDESIFYTVSFNALKNFKEPDMTVVIVPEEYMDGDNLAIDQYFPARWTEKCPNCGHKWKTFASGPYTCSECGHKFD